In one Vulgatibacter incomptus genomic region, the following are encoded:
- a CDS encoding DUF1254 domain-containing protein — protein sequence MRRVHGLAIILISVAASVAIPDAPFAELPAPLPPISQEEARTLGVDAYVYGYPIVLTMVTRSVMTNVPAPTPMGRAPLNQLSNAMALPTPRSRDVVSPNVDTLYSVAWLDLEREPMVLHVPDARGRYYLAPVLDAWTNVISSPGKRTTGTAAQDFVIVGPAYRESLPLHLTEIQMPTTTAWIAARFEVRNAKDVIAVNALRKNLSLTPLSVFLKRRPAPTTAARIDASIDMETPPPKQVEAMDAPAFFTALANAMVTNPPAPDDAQMVANLRRLGIEPGQSLDFAKLPANVVAGLTRALPDARTKIAAHAEKMGHKENGWTMSRELGSYGTRYLDRAATALVGFGANVPEDSIYAFASDDEVGVPLDGSSGQYVIRFPKGQMPPVEAFWSVTLYGPDHFLVENERNRYSLGSHDALKTSKDGSIELFVQHEAPKGAEANWIPAPRGPFNLILRMYWPKRTLLEGEWQLPSIRKL from the coding sequence ATGCGCCGTGTTCATGGTCTAGCGATCATCCTGATCTCCGTCGCCGCTTCGGTCGCGATCCCCGACGCCCCGTTCGCCGAGCTCCCTGCGCCGCTTCCTCCGATCTCGCAGGAAGAGGCTCGAACCCTCGGGGTGGACGCCTACGTCTACGGCTATCCGATCGTGCTCACGATGGTGACTCGTAGTGTGATGACGAACGTCCCCGCGCCGACTCCTATGGGGCGCGCGCCCTTGAACCAGCTCAGCAACGCGATGGCGCTGCCGACGCCGCGGAGCCGGGACGTGGTGAGCCCCAACGTCGACACGCTCTACTCCGTGGCGTGGCTCGACCTCGAGCGGGAGCCCATGGTCCTGCACGTCCCGGACGCCAGGGGCCGCTACTACCTCGCTCCGGTCCTCGACGCCTGGACGAACGTGATCAGCTCACCCGGCAAGCGGACGACCGGCACCGCGGCGCAGGACTTCGTGATCGTGGGTCCCGCCTACCGGGAATCGCTTCCGCTCCACCTCACGGAGATCCAGATGCCCACCACCACGGCGTGGATCGCCGCGCGCTTCGAGGTCAGGAACGCGAAGGACGTCATCGCGGTGAACGCGCTCCGGAAGAACCTCTCCCTCACGCCCCTATCCGTCTTCCTCAAGCGACGGCCCGCCCCCACCACCGCCGCCCGTATCGACGCTTCGATCGACATGGAGACCCCACCGCCGAAGCAGGTCGAGGCGATGGACGCGCCCGCCTTCTTCACCGCCCTGGCCAACGCGATGGTCACCAATCCGCCAGCGCCGGACGACGCGCAGATGGTCGCCAACCTCCGGAGGCTGGGGATCGAGCCGGGCCAATCGCTGGACTTCGCCAAGCTCCCGGCGAACGTGGTGGCGGGCTTGACCCGCGCGCTCCCCGACGCCCGCACGAAGATCGCTGCCCACGCCGAGAAGATGGGGCACAAGGAGAACGGGTGGACGATGAGCCGGGAGCTCGGCTCGTACGGGACCCGCTACCTCGATCGGGCCGCGACCGCGCTGGTGGGCTTCGGCGCCAACGTTCCCGAGGACTCGATCTACGCCTTCGCCTCGGACGACGAGGTGGGCGTGCCGCTTGATGGCTCCTCGGGCCAGTACGTGATCCGATTCCCCAAGGGGCAGATGCCGCCGGTGGAGGCGTTCTGGTCGGTCACCCTCTACGGCCCGGACCACTTCCTGGTCGAGAACGAGCGGAACCGGTATTCGCTCGGCTCGCACGACGCGCTGAAGACGTCCAAGGACGGCTCGATCGAGCTCTTCGTGCAGCACGAAGCGCCCAAGGGCGCGGAGGCGAACTGGATCCCTGCGCCGAGAGGCCCGTTCAACCTGATCCTCCGGATGTACTGGCCGAAGAGGACCCTGCTCGAAGGGGAGTGGCAGCTTCCCTCGATCCGGAAGCTCTGA
- a CDS encoding MBL fold metallo-hydrolase, whose translation MTSPRLVTVDADYLMPEFAACYLRVQGGEAAFIETNTAYTVPRLMDALRKEGLRPEQVRWVIVTHAHLDHAGGASALLAECPQATLVAHPRAARHLVDPSKLVASARAVYGDAEFDKLYGEIAPISAERVRTPEDGDTLPLGDATLHFLHTRGHANHHFVVHDPARETVFTGDTFGLAYPRLQRAGRFVFASTSPTDFDAEQARLSVDRIIGLGTPTACLTHFGEIDELAVAARQLHRWIDRSEDLMEQAASLEPERRESFLFGELSRAMEEETDAVGLVLDERDRSQLEMDVRLNAQGLAFALSRKAR comes from the coding sequence ATGACCTCGCCCCGCCTCGTCACCGTCGACGCCGACTACCTGATGCCCGAGTTCGCCGCCTGCTACCTCCGCGTGCAGGGCGGCGAAGCGGCCTTCATCGAGACGAACACCGCCTACACGGTGCCGCGGCTGATGGACGCGCTTCGCAAGGAAGGGCTCCGCCCCGAGCAGGTCCGCTGGGTGATCGTGACCCACGCCCACCTCGACCACGCCGGCGGCGCCTCCGCGCTCCTCGCCGAATGCCCGCAGGCGACGCTCGTCGCTCATCCACGCGCGGCGCGGCACCTCGTCGATCCCTCGAAGCTCGTCGCCAGCGCCCGCGCGGTCTACGGGGACGCCGAGTTCGACAAGCTCTACGGCGAGATCGCGCCGATCTCCGCCGAGCGGGTCCGCACGCCGGAGGACGGAGACACGCTGCCGCTCGGCGACGCCACCCTGCACTTCCTCCACACCCGAGGCCACGCGAACCACCACTTCGTGGTCCACGATCCCGCCCGCGAGACCGTGTTCACAGGTGACACTTTCGGTCTCGCCTATCCCCGGCTCCAGCGGGCCGGCCGCTTCGTCTTCGCGTCGACGAGCCCCACGGACTTCGACGCGGAGCAGGCCCGCCTGAGCGTGGATCGAATCATCGGCCTCGGCACGCCCACCGCTTGCCTCACGCACTTCGGCGAGATCGACGAGCTCGCAGTCGCCGCGCGCCAGCTCCACCGCTGGATCGATCGCTCGGAGGACCTGATGGAGCAGGCAGCGTCCCTCGAGCCCGAGAGGCGGGAGTCCTTCCTATTCGGCGAGCTGAGCCGTGCGATGGAGGAGGAGACGGACGCCGTCGGCCTTGTCCTGGACGAGCGAGACCGCTCCCAGCTCGAAATGGACGTCCGGCTGAACGCCCAGGGCCTCGCCTTTGCCCTCTCGCGAAAAGCCCGCTGA
- a CDS encoding cupin domain-containing protein, whose translation MNDHGPLPFAIDIEKATLENQNYRTTLWTGENLQLTLMSIEPGHDIGLEVHHDHDQFLRIEAGKARVQMGPRKDDLSFDREVEDDWVILVPAGSWHNVTNIGTKPLKVYSLYGPPEHPHGTVHATKAEADAAEH comes from the coding sequence ATGAACGACCACGGACCGCTGCCCTTCGCGATCGACATCGAGAAGGCGACGCTCGAGAACCAGAACTACCGGACGACGCTGTGGACCGGCGAGAACCTCCAGCTCACCTTGATGAGCATCGAGCCGGGCCACGACATCGGCCTCGAGGTCCACCACGACCACGACCAGTTCCTGCGGATCGAGGCGGGAAAGGCCCGCGTGCAGATGGGCCCCCGCAAGGACGACCTCTCCTTCGACCGCGAGGTCGAGGACGACTGGGTCATCCTCGTGCCGGCGGGCTCCTGGCACAACGTCACGAACATCGGGACCAAGCCCCTCAAGGTGTACTCGCTCTACGGGCCGCCCGAGCACCCCCACGGCACGGTGCACGCCACCAAGGCCGAGGCGGACGCAGCCGAGCACTGA
- a CDS encoding zinc-dependent alcohol dehydrogenase — translation MKAVVFHGVGDIRLEDVEDPRIEEPTDAVVRITASSICGTDLHMVRGTLTGMKPGTVLGHEGVGVVEELGDDVRNLKVGDRVLIASTIACGDCAYCREGYFAQCDRANPNGPQAGTAFFGGPETSGPFQGLQAERARIPFANVGLVKLPDSISNEQAILLSDILPTGWMAAELAEIKDGDTVAVFGCGPVGQAAIAAARHRSAGRIFAVDNVTTRLEMARALGAEVIDFSDEDPVEQIRRLTDGIGVDRAIDAVGIDAKHPRSGSALDDAMEHKEEYRKEVAEIAPEQNRQFWSWRPGDAPTLALDWAVQSLAKAGTLAVIGVYPSTDRFFPLGYAMGKNLTINMGICNHRKYIPELVELVRSGQLDLAPYLTEIRPLSQVIDSYKAFERRDPYWSKVEIQPGA, via the coding sequence ATGAAGGCAGTCGTCTTTCATGGAGTCGGAGACATTCGCCTCGAGGACGTCGAGGATCCCAGGATCGAGGAGCCGACCGACGCGGTGGTGCGGATCACGGCGAGCTCGATCTGTGGAACCGATCTCCACATGGTCCGCGGCACGCTGACCGGGATGAAGCCCGGGACCGTACTGGGTCACGAGGGCGTCGGCGTCGTGGAGGAGCTCGGCGACGACGTGCGAAATCTCAAGGTGGGCGACCGCGTGCTCATCGCCTCGACGATCGCCTGTGGGGATTGCGCCTACTGCCGTGAGGGCTACTTCGCCCAATGCGACCGGGCGAATCCGAACGGGCCCCAGGCCGGGACCGCCTTCTTCGGCGGGCCCGAGACCTCTGGGCCCTTCCAGGGCCTGCAGGCGGAGAGGGCGAGGATCCCCTTCGCCAACGTGGGCCTGGTGAAGCTCCCCGACTCGATCTCCAACGAGCAGGCCATCCTCTTGTCCGACATCCTCCCAACAGGCTGGATGGCCGCCGAGCTCGCGGAGATCAAAGACGGCGACACCGTCGCGGTCTTCGGCTGCGGCCCCGTCGGCCAGGCGGCCATCGCCGCCGCGCGCCACCGGAGCGCCGGTCGGATCTTCGCCGTCGACAACGTGACCACGCGCCTCGAGATGGCCCGGGCCCTGGGCGCCGAAGTGATCGACTTCTCGGACGAGGATCCGGTGGAGCAGATCCGACGGCTCACCGACGGGATCGGCGTGGATCGCGCGATCGACGCGGTCGGAATCGACGCGAAGCACCCCCGCAGCGGCAGCGCCCTCGATGACGCGATGGAGCACAAGGAGGAGTACCGCAAGGAGGTGGCGGAGATCGCGCCCGAGCAGAACCGCCAGTTCTGGAGCTGGCGCCCGGGCGACGCCCCCACCCTGGCCCTGGACTGGGCCGTGCAGTCCCTCGCGAAGGCGGGAACGCTGGCCGTGATCGGCGTCTATCCGTCCACCGACCGGTTCTTTCCTCTCGGCTATGCGATGGGGAAGAACCTCACGATCAACATGGGCATCTGCAACCACCGCAAATACATCCCGGAGCTCGTCGAGCTGGTCCGGTCCGGGCAGCTCGACCTGGCGCCGTATCTCACCGAGATCCGGCCGCTCTCCCAGGTCATCGACTCGTACAAGGCCTTCGAACGCCGCGATCCGTATTGGTCGAAGGTCGAGATCCAGCCCGGCGCCTGA
- a CDS encoding bifunctional methionine sulfoxide reductase B/A protein, with protein sequence MPGWKSTALASLLLLAGASACTARASDSPEAKTMSKTYTKPSDDELHSKLSRLQYEVTQRGATEPPFRNAYWDQHADGIYVDAVTGEPLFSSLDKFDSGTGWPSFTRPIEKDRVVEKTDRGHGMVRTEIVSAAGQSHLGHLFDDGPAPTFQRYCMNSASLRFVPVDRLEAEGYGEYRSLFVAGGESAHAAQAGSGKAPTLGGGHSCESTYEEAILAGGCFWGMEDLLRKIPGVVETEVGYSGGTTAEPTYAQVSTGTTGHAESVRIVFDPSKISYAELLEGWFFRMHDPTTVDRQGNDRGSQYRSAIFFESEEQRKTAEAVKAKVEASGKWKAPIVTQIVPAGRFTRAEEYHQDYLEKHPGGYTCHFMRD encoded by the coding sequence GTGCCCGGATGGAAGTCGACGGCCCTCGCGTCCCTGCTCCTCCTCGCGGGAGCCAGCGCCTGCACGGCGCGCGCTTCCGACTCGCCCGAGGCAAAGACCATGTCCAAGACCTACACCAAGCCCTCCGACGACGAGCTTCACAGCAAGCTCTCTCGCCTGCAGTACGAGGTCACCCAGCGCGGCGCGACCGAGCCGCCGTTCCGGAACGCGTACTGGGACCAGCACGCCGACGGGATCTACGTCGATGCCGTCACGGGCGAGCCGCTGTTCAGCTCCCTCGACAAGTTCGACTCCGGCACCGGCTGGCCGAGCTTCACGAGGCCCATCGAGAAGGACCGCGTCGTCGAGAAGACGGATCGGGGCCACGGGATGGTGCGCACCGAGATCGTCTCCGCCGCGGGTCAGTCCCACCTCGGCCACCTCTTCGACGACGGGCCGGCGCCCACGTTCCAGCGCTACTGCATGAACTCCGCGTCCCTGCGCTTCGTGCCGGTGGATCGCCTCGAGGCCGAGGGCTACGGCGAATACCGTTCGCTCTTCGTGGCGGGCGGGGAATCGGCCCATGCAGCGCAGGCCGGCTCGGGTAAAGCTCCCACCCTGGGCGGAGGGCACAGCTGCGAGTCGACCTACGAGGAGGCGATCCTCGCGGGCGGATGCTTCTGGGGCATGGAGGATCTGCTCCGCAAGATCCCCGGCGTGGTGGAGACCGAGGTCGGCTACTCGGGCGGCACCACTGCCGAGCCCACCTACGCCCAGGTGTCCACCGGGACGACCGGCCACGCGGAGTCGGTGCGGATCGTCTTCGATCCTTCGAAGATCTCGTACGCCGAGCTCCTCGAGGGCTGGTTCTTCCGGATGCACGATCCGACCACCGTCGATCGCCAGGGGAACGACCGCGGGAGCCAGTACCGCTCCGCGATCTTCTTCGAGAGCGAGGAGCAGCGGAAGACGGCGGAGGCCGTGAAGGCGAAGGTGGAGGCGAGCGGGAAGTGGAAGGCCCCGATCGTCACGCAGATCGTCCCGGCGGGTCGCTTCACGCGCGCCGAGGAGTACCACCAGGACTACCTGGAGAAGCACCCCGGCGGATACACCTGCCACTTCATGCGCGACTGA
- a CDS encoding DEAD/DEAH box helicase, protein MSQPLAPLASLLQANGQGPLDPDQVLERFVAFATAGGIELYPAQEEAILELLAGKHVVLNTPTGSGKSLVAQALHFKAMAEGAVSYYTCPIKALVNEKFFALCEAFGAENVGMLTGDASINRDAPIICCTAEVLANFALRTEDPRVDYVVMDEFHYYGDKDRGIAWQIPLLTLRNATFLLMSATLGDTSKIEESLESLTGRKVATVRSFQRPVPLDFDYSERALHETIEKLVEGNKQPVYLVNFSQKAAAEQAQNLMSVNFSTKEEKAKIREALDGVRFDTPYGKELSRFVLHGIGLHHAGLLPKYRLLVEKLAQSGLLKVISGTDTLGVGVNIPLRTVLFSQLCKYDGDKVGILTVRDFLQVAGRAGRKGFDDRGFVVVQAPEHVIENLRIAEKQAANPKKKLVKQAAPTKGYQHWDKTTFDRLLSRPPEALESRFEVTHGLLLALLQSKTDRRGGGYARLLEIVGRSHGTDRTRRKHKRDAAVRFRHLRHAGIVEVARREGGRPGAHVQVNAALQEDFSLHHTLSLYLLEALDFLDRESPTYALDLLTLVESILENPYAVLYKQLDKAKGDKVAELKAQGMDYEDRMAELEKLEWPKPNRDFIYTTFNAFADRHPWVGEENIRIKSIAREMYENLASFDEYIRDLGLQRSEGVLLRYLSDAYKTLVQAVPESYRDEEVEAIIGHFRELLRTVDSSLLDEWERMQGLERSTGRGGEPEEKPYDLATDKRGLTIRVRSELHRLLKHVADRNWASAIASVRTGWSAEELEAAMASYFEEHASIDVTPHARKPHNTLLAEAGPRQWRAQQRLVDPAGDCDWMLDCVVDLRDFVDDGGPLLRLERVGI, encoded by the coding sequence ATGAGCCAGCCGCTCGCTCCCCTCGCAAGCCTCCTCCAGGCCAATGGCCAGGGCCCCCTCGATCCGGATCAGGTGCTCGAGCGCTTCGTCGCCTTCGCCACCGCCGGCGGCATCGAGCTCTACCCGGCCCAGGAAGAGGCGATCCTCGAGCTCCTCGCCGGCAAGCACGTGGTGCTCAACACGCCCACCGGCTCGGGGAAGTCGCTGGTCGCCCAGGCCCTGCACTTCAAGGCCATGGCCGAAGGGGCGGTGAGCTACTACACCTGCCCGATCAAGGCGCTGGTGAACGAGAAGTTTTTCGCGCTCTGCGAGGCCTTCGGCGCCGAGAACGTGGGCATGCTCACCGGCGACGCGAGCATCAACCGCGACGCCCCGATCATCTGCTGCACCGCGGAGGTCCTCGCAAACTTCGCCCTGCGCACCGAGGATCCCCGGGTCGACTACGTGGTGATGGACGAGTTCCACTACTACGGCGACAAGGATCGCGGCATCGCTTGGCAGATCCCGCTGCTCACCCTCCGGAACGCGACGTTCCTGCTGATGTCGGCCACCCTCGGCGACACCTCGAAGATCGAGGAGAGCCTCGAGTCGCTCACCGGCCGCAAGGTGGCCACGGTGCGCTCCTTCCAGCGGCCGGTGCCCCTGGACTTCGACTACAGCGAGCGGGCCCTCCACGAGACCATCGAGAAGCTGGTCGAGGGAAACAAGCAGCCCGTCTACCTGGTGAACTTCTCCCAGAAGGCGGCGGCCGAGCAGGCCCAGAACCTGATGAGCGTGAACTTCTCCACCAAGGAGGAGAAGGCGAAGATCCGCGAGGCCCTGGACGGCGTCCGCTTCGACACGCCCTACGGCAAGGAGCTCTCCCGCTTCGTGCTCCACGGGATCGGCCTCCATCACGCGGGGCTCCTGCCCAAGTACCGTCTCCTCGTGGAGAAGCTCGCCCAGAGCGGCCTGCTCAAGGTGATCAGCGGCACGGACACCCTGGGCGTGGGCGTGAACATCCCCCTCCGCACCGTGCTCTTCTCCCAGCTCTGCAAGTACGACGGCGACAAGGTCGGCATCCTCACCGTGCGCGACTTCCTCCAGGTGGCGGGGCGCGCCGGACGCAAGGGCTTCGACGACCGCGGCTTCGTGGTGGTCCAGGCCCCCGAGCACGTGATCGAGAACCTGCGCATCGCCGAGAAGCAGGCGGCCAACCCGAAGAAGAAGCTGGTCAAGCAGGCCGCGCCCACCAAGGGCTATCAGCACTGGGACAAGACCACCTTCGACCGGCTGCTGTCGCGGCCGCCCGAGGCGCTGGAGTCGCGCTTCGAGGTGACCCACGGCCTCCTGCTCGCGCTCCTGCAGAGCAAGACCGATAGGCGGGGCGGCGGCTACGCGAGGCTCCTCGAGATCGTCGGGCGCTCCCATGGCACGGACCGTACGAGGCGCAAGCACAAGCGCGACGCGGCGGTCCGCTTCCGCCACCTCCGCCACGCGGGGATCGTCGAGGTCGCCCGCCGCGAGGGAGGCCGCCCGGGCGCCCACGTCCAGGTGAACGCCGCGCTGCAGGAAGACTTCTCGCTGCACCACACGCTCTCGCTCTACCTGCTCGAGGCGCTGGATTTCCTGGACCGGGAGAGCCCGACCTACGCACTCGATCTCCTCACGCTTGTCGAGTCGATCCTCGAGAACCCCTACGCCGTGCTCTACAAGCAGCTCGACAAGGCCAAGGGGGACAAGGTCGCCGAGCTCAAGGCGCAGGGGATGGACTACGAGGATCGAATGGCGGAGCTCGAGAAGCTCGAGTGGCCCAAGCCGAACCGCGACTTCATCTACACCACGTTCAACGCCTTCGCCGATCGGCACCCGTGGGTGGGCGAGGAGAACATCCGGATCAAGTCGATCGCGCGGGAGATGTACGAGAACCTCGCCTCCTTCGACGAGTACATCCGCGACCTGGGCCTCCAGCGGAGCGAGGGCGTGCTCCTGCGCTACCTCTCGGACGCGTACAAGACGCTGGTGCAGGCGGTGCCCGAGAGCTACCGCGACGAGGAGGTGGAGGCGATCATCGGCCACTTCCGCGAGCTGCTGCGCACGGTGGACTCCAGCCTCCTCGACGAGTGGGAGCGGATGCAGGGCCTCGAGCGCAGCACCGGGCGCGGCGGGGAGCCGGAGGAGAAGCCCTACGACCTCGCCACGGACAAGCGCGGGCTCACGATCCGCGTGCGCAGCGAGCTGCACCGGCTCCTCAAGCACGTCGCCGACCGGAACTGGGCGAGCGCGATCGCTTCCGTCCGGACCGGCTGGAGCGCCGAGGAGCTGGAGGCCGCGATGGCGTCCTACTTCGAGGAGCACGCCTCGATCGACGTGACGCCCCACGCCCGCAAGCCCCACAACACGCTGCTCGCCGAGGCGGGCCCGCGGCAGTGGCGCGCCCAGCAGCGGCTCGTCGACCCCGCGGGCGACTGCGACTGGATGCTCGATTGCGTGGTGGACCTGCGGGACTTCGTCGACGACGGCGGTCCGCTCCTCCGGCTCGAGCGCGTAGGCATCTGA